One Dokdonia sp. Dokd-P16 genomic window carries:
- a CDS encoding thioredoxin family protein, whose protein sequence is MRKVLYLLLFIATGTMSAQKINWMTMDEALAAQQKEPKKIFMDVYTVWCGPCKMLDRNTFANPDVAAFINENYYAVKFNAEGTEVINYLGNTYTNPRYDPKRAKSRNSQHELAQALKLQGYPSMVFFDEKGNYIQPIVGYHSPKRLEIYVKMVGNDDYKEITTQEKWATYQEEFEYSWPN, encoded by the coding sequence ATGAGAAAAGTATTATACCTTCTTCTATTTATTGCGACGGGAACTATGAGTGCCCAGAAGATTAACTGGATGACCATGGATGAGGCGCTTGCTGCCCAACAAAAAGAGCCTAAAAAGATTTTTATGGACGTGTACACTGTCTGGTGTGGGCCTTGTAAAATGCTTGATAGAAATACCTTTGCAAATCCTGATGTAGCTGCTTTTATAAATGAAAATTATTATGCGGTAAAATTTAACGCCGAGGGTACAGAAGTGATTAATTACTTAGGTAATACATATACTAATCCTCGTTATGATCCTAAAAGAGCTAAAAGTCGTAACAGTCAGCATGAACTTGCGCAGGCTTTAAAGCTTCAGGGATACCCTAGTATGGTTTTCTTTGATGAAAAGGGTAATTACATCCAACCTATAGTTGGTTATCACTCTCCTAAGCGTCTAGAAATATATGTGAAGATGGTGGGTAATGATGATTATAAAGAGATTACTACTCAAGAGAAGTGGGCTACCTATCAAGAAGAGTTTGAGTACTCATGGCCTAATTAG